One stretch of Saccharopolyspora erythraea DNA includes these proteins:
- a CDS encoding tyrosine-type recombinase/integrase, whose translation MDVSRISTGLTSAWSHLLADWDRTLRSSAKPETTRYNYLLAVSQFARFLTDHAADHDAGTAARDPAESTRAHIEEFQAWMIETRSASTALNKHKVLQQFFKWLAEDEQEIERSPMERVKAPTTPTKLVPVMGDEDTKKILDTCHGKTFTDLRDQAIIRLYYGTGARLAEVANLTTDDLDMATDSVVYLGKGGKDRRVRFGPKTARALSRYLRARSRHRGADLPSLWLAARGAQPLQANGIKIMLKRRGKHAGVSGVHAHRWRHHYAHAWKLAGGDTGDLMLLLGWSTDAMARHYGASAAAERAQEVQLRMRIGENV comes from the coding sequence GCAGGATTTCAACAGGGCTTACTTCAGCCTGGAGCCATCTTCTCGCCGACTGGGATCGGACCCTGCGCTCATCGGCAAAGCCCGAGACCACGCGCTACAACTACCTCCTTGCCGTGTCCCAGTTTGCCCGCTTTCTCACCGACCATGCGGCCGACCACGACGCCGGGACGGCGGCCCGGGATCCCGCAGAGTCGACGCGTGCGCATATCGAGGAGTTTCAGGCCTGGATGATCGAGACACGCTCGGCCTCAACAGCCTTGAACAAGCACAAGGTGCTGCAGCAGTTCTTCAAGTGGCTCGCCGAGGACGAGCAGGAGATCGAGCGCTCACCCATGGAACGGGTCAAGGCCCCCACCACACCCACCAAGCTGGTGCCGGTCATGGGCGATGAGGACACCAAGAAGATCCTCGACACCTGCCACGGCAAGACGTTCACCGACCTTCGAGACCAGGCGATCATCCGGCTCTACTACGGCACCGGAGCACGACTGGCCGAAGTCGCGAACCTGACCACCGACGACCTCGACATGGCCACCGACTCGGTCGTGTACCTGGGCAAGGGCGGCAAAGACCGGCGTGTGCGGTTCGGACCGAAGACCGCCCGGGCACTGAGTCGCTACCTGCGCGCTCGCTCCCGTCACCGCGGAGCGGACCTGCCGAGCCTCTGGCTGGCCGCACGCGGAGCCCAGCCACTGCAGGCCAACGGCATCAAGATCATGCTGAAAAGACGAGGCAAGCACGCTGGAGTATCCGGCGTTCACGCCCACCGATGGCGTCACCACTACGCCCACGCATGGAAGCTCGCCGGCGGCGACACAGGCGATCTCATGCTCTTGCTCGGCTGGAGCACGGATGCGATGGCCCGCCACTACGGTGCCAGCGCCGCCGCCGAACGCGCCCAAGAAGTCCAACTGCGAATGAGAATCGGGGAAAATGTCTAA